CGGTATGCCGGTGAATATGCGAAGCCACGGGCACGGTCAAGGCTACAGTGACCTTAACTTCATTATCCCCGAATTTATCGACAACCTAAGCTACTTCAAAGGCACCTATTATGCCAACATCGGCGACTTTTCGAGCGCTGGCGGGGCGTTCTTCAATTTAAGAGATTCACTTGAGCAAAACCAGTTGTTCTTAGGCGTAGGAGAATTTGGGTTCAAGCGAGCCGTAGCATTAAATCACTTTGAAGCAGGAGAGAGCCGCGTTATTACAGCTTTGGAATATCAAACCTATGACGGTCCGTGGACTGACGTTGACGAAGATGTAAAAAAGAAAAACGCCCATATTCGTTATATTACGCCCTTGCTAGACGGCCAACTCGCCATCACAGGTATGGCCTACGATAATAGTTGGAACGGTGCTGACCAAGTACCTGAACGCGCTATTGAAAGCGGCTTAATTGACCGCCTTGGCTCTATCGACACCCAAGTTGGCGGCGATTCGTCTCGCTATAGTCTCTCCGCAAACTATACCAGTGATACATGGAATGCCTCGCTGTATGCCATAGATACTACGCTTAGCCTTTTTTCTAACTTTACTTACTTCCTTGATAACCCAGAGACAGGCGATCAATTCGAACAGGCCGACGACCGAAAAATTTACGGTGGCGAAATATTCACTACCTTTCCCTTCGCGCTTACGGATGGAAGCAGTATTACTCTAGGCGGCCAGTGGCGTTTCGACGATATTGAAAACGTGGGTTTGTATCGCACCCAAAACTTAACCCGCTTTGGCACTATTCGAGAAGACGAGATTAACAGCAACAGCTATGCACTTTTTGCTCAGTCAAACATTGTATTGAGTGACGCACTAAGCCTGTCATTAGGTGCTCGATACGATTACTTAGATGTGGACGTTACTAGCAATCTTGGTGCTAATTCGGGAAGCGAAAATGACGGCTTATTTACCCTTAAAGCAGGCTTGAAGTACAGTGTATCAGACCAAGTCACCGCATTTGCCAACATTGGGCAGGGCTTTCATTCTAATGATGCACGAGGAGCAACAATTAGCGTAGACCCGGTAAGTGGTGACACCACCGAAGCTGCTCCATTATTAGTAAAGAGCCTTGGCTATGAAGCGGGTGTTAACTTTACCGATAATAAAACCTATAACCTGTCTGCTGCCCTATGGTGCTTAGAACTTGATAGCGAGCTGGTATATGTTGGTGATGCAGGCTTTACTGAAGCCAGTCGCCCGTCGGAAAGACACGGCATTGAAGTGAGTGCCTACTACTGGATAAGCCATCACCTAACTACAGATATTGAAGCCGCGTGGACCAAGGCACGATTTAGCGACAGCGTTGAAGGCGAAGGCCGTCACATTGATGGCACCGTGCCAGGTGTGGTGAGTGCAGGGCTGACCTACTATCGAAGAAGTAATCAACTAGGGTTCAGCTATACTCTACGAGGCCGCTACTTAAGCACTCGCACAGTAGAAAGTTTCGATGAAATATCACCGCCATCAACATTTTTAATTAATGCTCAAATTGCCTATCGCCAGCCAGCATGGGACGTAACGCTAGAAGTACTCAATGCCCTAGACAGTGACGATCACGATATTGATTATTTTTACGCATCTAGGCTGTCCGGAGAGCCAGATGAAGGGGTTGAGGACTTGCATTATCACCCTGTAGAGCCGAGAAATGTTCGCCTTACCGTTTCAATAAAGTATTAATACATAAACGCTTTGCTGTTTAGAGGTCTGTCTATTGATTAGGTAATCATTCAGGTAGTTGTATATAAAACATGCTAGTTTAAGGAATAGCCGCCAAACAGTTAAAGCAATAAACAAATGGCCGCACCACAACGATAAAAATAGGAGCAACAATGGAACACGAAACTCTGTTTCCTCTGCTGTGTAAAACCGCAGACGGCGACAAAAAAGCGTTCGCAGAGCTTTATAAGATAACAAGTCCACAGCTCTACGCTGTTGCTTTAAGGCTTTTGAAACGCCCCGAACTTGCTGACGAAGCCACCCAAGA
The DNA window shown above is from Alteromonas sp. KC3 and carries:
- a CDS encoding TonB-dependent receptor; translation: MTAKILVTTLIASSFSLGMGAAMALDDPEGDIEHIRVRGDSSVKDGEFISASQGWVSGDTLIERPMLRAGEILEFIPGMMVTQHSGSGKANQYFLRGFNLDHGTDFTVSVDGMPVNMRSHGHGQGYSDLNFIIPEFIDNLSYFKGTYYANIGDFSSAGGAFFNLRDSLEQNQLFLGVGEFGFKRAVALNHFEAGESRVITALEYQTYDGPWTDVDEDVKKKNAHIRYITPLLDGQLAITGMAYDNSWNGADQVPERAIESGLIDRLGSIDTQVGGDSSRYSLSANYTSDTWNASLYAIDTTLSLFSNFTYFLDNPETGDQFEQADDRKIYGGEIFTTFPFALTDGSSITLGGQWRFDDIENVGLYRTQNLTRFGTIREDEINSNSYALFAQSNIVLSDALSLSLGARYDYLDVDVTSNLGANSGSENDGLFTLKAGLKYSVSDQVTAFANIGQGFHSNDARGATISVDPVSGDTTEAAPLLVKSLGYEAGVNFTDNKTYNLSAALWCLELDSELVYVGDAGFTEASRPSERHGIEVSAYYWISHHLTTDIEAAWTKARFSDSVEGEGRHIDGTVPGVVSAGLTYYRRSNQLGFSYTLRGRYLSTRTVESFDEISPPSTFLINAQIAYRQPAWDVTLEVLNALDSDDHDIDYFYASRLSGEPDEGVEDLHYHPVEPRNVRLTVSIKY